In Microbacterium maritypicum, the following are encoded in one genomic region:
- a CDS encoding MFS transporter, with amino-acid sequence MANTALPSRASLAERLDVLPFTRRHFRLLTGSGLGWALDAMDVGLISFILAALTQQWDLSKSDAGWIASIGFVGMAIGATLGGLLADRFGRRQVFALTLLVYGVATGASALVSGLAALLVLRFLVGLGLGAELPVASTYVSEFAPARIRGRLIVVLEAFWALGWTAAAVIGFLVIPASDDGWRWAFALGAIPAVYALFVRWRMPESPRWLASRGRIAEADRIVSAFEADAGVVSAPAIRKEPPSRAIAITARARLATLWNPEFRLRTLCLWLVWLGVNFAYYGAFIWIPSILVDAGFDLVKSFGFTLIITLAQLPGYAVAAWLIEVWGRRLTLSVFLVGSAVSAVIFGTASTEGAIIGAGMALSFFNLGAWGALYAVTPEIYPTSLRGTGAGWAAGIGRIASIVAPLSVPVILLAGGAPLLFAVFGVCFLGAAAAAWGLVDRGGQALDDR; translated from the coding sequence ATGGCCAACACCGCCCTGCCGAGCCGCGCGTCGCTCGCTGAGCGCCTGGACGTCCTCCCGTTCACGCGTCGTCACTTCCGCCTGCTGACCGGATCCGGCCTCGGGTGGGCGCTGGATGCGATGGATGTCGGGCTCATCTCGTTCATCCTCGCGGCGCTCACCCAGCAGTGGGATCTCAGCAAGAGCGATGCCGGCTGGATAGCGTCCATCGGTTTCGTCGGTATGGCCATCGGCGCCACCCTCGGCGGACTCCTCGCCGATCGCTTCGGACGACGGCAGGTGTTCGCGCTCACGTTGCTCGTCTACGGCGTCGCGACGGGAGCGAGCGCACTGGTCAGCGGACTCGCTGCGCTTCTCGTCCTGCGGTTCCTGGTCGGTCTGGGCCTCGGCGCCGAGCTCCCCGTCGCCTCGACCTACGTGAGCGAATTCGCTCCCGCACGGATTCGTGGTCGGTTGATCGTCGTGCTGGAGGCCTTCTGGGCACTCGGATGGACCGCCGCGGCGGTTATCGGTTTCCTCGTCATCCCGGCCTCCGACGACGGGTGGCGATGGGCCTTCGCGCTCGGCGCGATTCCCGCGGTGTACGCGCTCTTCGTCCGGTGGCGGATGCCCGAATCCCCGCGCTGGCTCGCCTCGCGGGGCCGCATCGCGGAAGCGGACCGCATCGTGTCGGCGTTCGAGGCGGATGCCGGTGTCGTCTCGGCACCGGCCATCCGGAAAGAGCCGCCCTCTCGGGCGATCGCGATCACGGCGCGCGCCCGCCTCGCAACCCTGTGGAATCCGGAGTTCCGGCTCCGGACGCTGTGCCTGTGGCTGGTCTGGCTCGGGGTCAACTTCGCCTACTACGGCGCGTTCATCTGGATTCCGAGCATCCTCGTGGACGCGGGTTTCGACCTCGTCAAGTCCTTCGGCTTCACCCTCATCATCACGCTCGCCCAGCTCCCCGGATATGCCGTCGCCGCCTGGCTGATCGAGGTCTGGGGGAGACGTCTGACCCTCTCGGTCTTCCTGGTGGGTTCAGCTGTTTCGGCCGTGATCTTCGGCACGGCCTCCACGGAGGGAGCGATCATCGGCGCGGGAATGGCGCTGTCCTTCTTCAACCTCGGCGCCTGGGGAGCGCTCTACGCGGTGACGCCCGAGATCTACCCCACGTCTCTGCGGGGGACCGGGGCGGGATGGGCGGCCGGGATCGGTCGAATCGCCTCGATCGTGGCGCCGCTGTCCGTCCCCGTCATCCTTCTCGCCGGGGGAGCGCCCCTGCTGTTCGCGGTGTTCGGCGTGTGCTTCCTCGGCGCAGCCGCCGCCGCCTGGGGCTTGGTCGACCGCGGCGGACAGGCTCTCGACGACCGCTGA
- a CDS encoding SGNH/GDSL hydrolase family protein encodes MADVRFVAIGDSFTEGVGDVLPNGQERGWADLAAQGWADAAGHPIHYANLAIRGKLAWPIVEQQLEPALALRPTHLSFNGGGNDMLRPRTDVEHIADAFSRVLRRCDEEGVTMILLSGANPSGQLPMGSLVQRRGDLLSEAVIRRIEERPDVIQALNWPDRELSRGAYWADDRLHMNAAGHHRVAARVLHALGFEPPETWWAPSDRLGAGPSGLAYYREFVGPWVRRRVTRTSSGDGRAAKYPTWVERIPA; translated from the coding sequence ATGGCAGATGTGCGCTTCGTGGCTATCGGCGACTCGTTCACAGAGGGCGTCGGCGACGTTCTCCCGAACGGGCAGGAGCGCGGCTGGGCCGATCTCGCGGCGCAGGGGTGGGCGGACGCCGCCGGGCACCCGATCCACTACGCGAATCTCGCCATCCGCGGCAAGCTGGCCTGGCCGATCGTCGAGCAGCAGCTCGAACCCGCGCTGGCTCTGCGACCCACTCACCTTTCGTTCAACGGCGGTGGCAACGACATGCTGCGCCCTCGTACCGATGTCGAACACATCGCGGATGCGTTCAGCCGGGTGTTGCGCCGGTGCGACGAGGAGGGCGTGACGATGATCCTCCTCTCCGGCGCGAACCCCAGCGGGCAGCTTCCGATGGGGTCGCTGGTGCAGCGTAGGGGGGATCTGCTCTCCGAGGCGGTGATACGTCGGATCGAAGAACGTCCCGACGTCATCCAAGCGCTCAACTGGCCGGACCGGGAACTCTCCCGGGGCGCGTACTGGGCCGATGATCGTCTGCACATGAACGCGGCCGGACATCACCGCGTGGCCGCCCGGGTGCTCCACGCGCTGGGCTTCGAGCCTCCGGAGACCTGGTGGGCGCCGAGCGATCGCCTGGGAGCCGGTCCCTCCGGTCTCGCGTACTACCGAGAGTTCGTCGGTCCGTGGGTGCGGCGTCGTGTGACACGCACGTCATCCGGAGACGGCCGTGCCGCGAAGTATCCCACCTGGGTCGAACGGATTCCCGCGTGA
- a CDS encoding formylglycine-generating enzyme family protein, with protein sequence MSDLELARIHAGVVTLTDARRKEHRVVELEPFEIGVYPVTEEQLADVLDVPMRHPRRPASDLSWLRAVHFCNAASEWEGLDRVYLFDGEDVSWDTTADGYRLPTEAEWEFACRAGSAGPHYAPLADAAWTSADGVPTPQDVGGKLPNLNGLFDTLGNVWEWCWDLLDPARYDDYRVFRGGGFADDAWSVRASVRRGGAPRMHHEDVGLRLARGAFDIPGEAQGWSAQGDRERAVQDGPLPSGWTPRRQ encoded by the coding sequence GTGAGCGACCTCGAACTGGCTCGCATCCACGCGGGCGTCGTGACCTTGACCGATGCACGTCGTAAAGAGCATCGTGTGGTCGAGCTCGAGCCGTTCGAGATCGGGGTCTATCCGGTCACGGAGGAACAGCTCGCCGACGTTCTCGACGTCCCCATGCGCCATCCGCGGCGCCCCGCATCCGATCTCTCGTGGCTGCGAGCCGTGCACTTCTGCAATGCCGCGTCCGAGTGGGAAGGCCTCGACCGGGTGTACCTGTTCGACGGCGAGGATGTGAGCTGGGACACCACCGCAGACGGCTACCGCCTGCCGACCGAAGCGGAGTGGGAGTTCGCGTGCCGCGCCGGCTCTGCGGGTCCGCACTACGCGCCCCTCGCCGACGCCGCGTGGACGAGTGCGGACGGCGTGCCCACTCCGCAGGACGTCGGCGGCAAGCTCCCGAACCTGAACGGTCTCTTCGACACGCTCGGCAATGTCTGGGAATGGTGCTGGGACCTGCTGGATCCTGCTCGTTACGATGACTATCGCGTGTTCCGTGGCGGAGGGTTCGCCGACGACGCGTGGAGCGTTCGCGCGTCGGTGCGTCGTGGGGGAGCGCCACGCATGCATCACGAGGACGTGGGTCTCCGGCTTGCGCGGGGAGCCTTCGACATTCCGGGGGAGGCCCAGGGGTGGTCGGCCCAGGGAGACCGGGAACGAGCCGTGCAGGACGGCCCCTTGCCTTCCGGGTGGACGCCACGCAGGCAGTGA
- a CDS encoding arginase family protein, whose translation MASAYSLIVSQGRVADRTDGALIGAHRVGEAVSSLLGLVPQIVGTPTASTEDDWSVALPQAEETLTGLRDALRSALSAGATPLLITNTCAASLGTLPTVAEHHPDAMLLWIDAHGDFNTPETTGSGYLGGMVLAAACGLWDSGHGSGLDPRQVVVVGGRDIDPAEGELLAGAGVTVLAPSESTPERVLELVSGRPVWIHVDWDVLEPGYIPAAYRVGGGLLPHQIAAIFAALSSGSVRGVELAEFEAGDTEVPERVSVELIVETLQHLLR comes from the coding sequence ATGGCATCCGCGTACTCGCTCATCGTCTCTCAGGGTCGCGTCGCCGACCGTACCGACGGCGCCCTCATCGGTGCTCATCGAGTCGGCGAGGCGGTGTCGTCGTTGCTCGGTCTCGTCCCTCAGATCGTCGGAACGCCGACGGCGAGCACGGAAGACGATTGGTCCGTCGCGCTCCCGCAAGCGGAAGAGACACTGACCGGACTGCGCGATGCGCTGCGGAGTGCCCTCAGCGCAGGAGCGACACCGCTGCTCATCACCAACACCTGCGCGGCGAGTCTCGGCACGCTTCCGACGGTCGCCGAGCACCATCCCGATGCGATGCTGCTGTGGATCGACGCGCACGGCGACTTCAACACCCCGGAAACGACGGGGTCCGGTTACCTGGGCGGAATGGTCCTCGCGGCGGCATGCGGGCTGTGGGACAGCGGCCACGGATCAGGGCTCGATCCGAGGCAGGTCGTCGTTGTCGGCGGACGCGACATCGACCCGGCCGAGGGCGAGCTGCTCGCCGGCGCGGGCGTGACGGTGCTCGCCCCCTCCGAGAGCACACCGGAGCGGGTGCTGGAGCTCGTCTCCGGTCGGCCCGTGTGGATCCACGTCGACTGGGACGTGCTCGAACCGGGGTACATCCCGGCCGCGTACCGCGTCGGAGGTGGTCTGCTGCCGCACCAGATCGCGGCGATCTTCGCCGCTCTGTCATCGGGCTCCGTCCGAGGCGTCGAGCTCGCGGAGTTCGAAGCAGGCGACACAGAGGTTCCCGAACGCGTGAGCGTCGAGCTGATCGTCGAGACGCTGCAGCACCTGCTCCGCTGA
- a CDS encoding nitrate/nitrite transporter: MPQVPHSPVSTPGVRAWIIWSVGVAAYVLSITNRTSLGAVGVEAADRFDADASTLALFAVVQLAVYGGMQIPIGVLLDRFGSRPIMTIGMLLMAAGQLTMALSPSIGIAIFARVLLGAGDAAIFPAVLRLVATWFPAQRGPIMVQFTGIIGQTGQLIALVPLAALLHATTWSITFGSIAGLGVLFTILVALVIRNHPAERGADVTVNTDTGVIRVVTSAIDTGVGIRAAWAHPGTRLAFWSHFTTPFAGTAFVLLWGMPFLTAAEGLDAAHAAGIISVYVVSGMLLGPIIGDLSRRLPNHRSLALVLPAVGVQMAAWIAVIALPDTAPIWLLYVLAVALATGGPASMIAFDHARTHNPSHRLSTATGVTNAGGFIAALIAIFLIGLALDLQGAGTPETYTLEAFRLAFLMPIPLWIIGTTFILVERKRTRIRMGLDPERRR; the protein is encoded by the coding sequence GTGCCGCAGGTCCCCCACTCCCCCGTGTCCACACCAGGAGTTCGCGCATGGATCATCTGGTCCGTCGGTGTCGCGGCCTATGTGCTTTCCATCACGAACCGCACGTCGCTCGGTGCCGTCGGAGTGGAGGCCGCTGACCGCTTCGACGCGGATGCGTCGACACTCGCACTGTTCGCCGTCGTGCAGCTCGCGGTCTACGGAGGGATGCAGATTCCGATCGGGGTCCTGCTCGACCGCTTCGGTTCTCGCCCGATCATGACGATCGGCATGCTTCTGATGGCGGCGGGGCAGCTCACCATGGCCCTCTCCCCCAGCATCGGTATCGCGATCTTCGCGCGGGTTCTGCTCGGTGCCGGCGACGCGGCCATCTTCCCTGCGGTGCTACGACTCGTCGCGACCTGGTTTCCCGCGCAGCGGGGTCCGATCATGGTGCAGTTCACCGGGATCATCGGGCAGACCGGTCAGCTGATCGCCCTGGTCCCCCTCGCTGCACTGCTGCATGCGACGACGTGGAGCATCACGTTCGGCAGCATCGCCGGGCTCGGAGTGCTGTTCACGATCCTCGTGGCGCTCGTCATCCGCAATCACCCGGCCGAGCGCGGCGCCGACGTCACCGTGAACACCGACACGGGCGTGATCCGCGTCGTCACCTCCGCGATCGACACGGGCGTCGGCATCCGCGCGGCGTGGGCTCACCCGGGAACCCGCCTCGCCTTCTGGTCGCATTTCACCACGCCGTTCGCGGGTACCGCGTTCGTCCTGCTGTGGGGAATGCCGTTCCTCACAGCGGCCGAAGGCCTCGATGCCGCACATGCTGCGGGGATCATCTCTGTATATGTCGTTTCCGGCATGCTTCTCGGGCCCATCATCGGAGATCTCTCCCGTCGATTGCCCAATCACCGCTCGCTCGCGCTCGTGCTTCCCGCGGTCGGTGTGCAGATGGCCGCCTGGATCGCTGTCATCGCGCTGCCCGACACCGCTCCCATCTGGCTGCTCTACGTTCTCGCCGTCGCGCTGGCAACCGGTGGGCCCGCGTCCATGATCGCGTTCGATCATGCCCGCACCCACAACCCGAGCCATCGGTTGAGCACCGCCACCGGCGTCACCAACGCCGGCGGGTTCATCGCCGCTCTCATCGCGATCTTCCTGATCGGACTCGCTCTCGACCTTCAGGGCGCGGGTACGCCCGAGACATACACGCTCGAGGCGTTCCGCCTCGCCTTCCTCATGCCGATCCCCCTCTGGATCATCGGTACGACCTTCATCCTCGTCGAGCGCAAGCGGACGCGGATCCGGATGGGCCTCGACCCTGAGCGTCGTCGCTGA
- a CDS encoding VOC family protein, translated as MTSSPLHHSLDYVELVVTDLEASKRFFAEAFAWSFTDYGPGYAGIMSPRGDGSEVGGLLLADEPRPAGGPLVLLYSDDLDATMSGIIAAGGTILQDPYAFPGGRRLHFSDPSGNELGVWSAQ; from the coding sequence ATGACCAGTTCACCGCTGCACCACTCACTCGACTACGTCGAACTCGTCGTCACGGATCTCGAAGCATCGAAGCGGTTCTTCGCCGAGGCGTTCGCGTGGAGCTTCACCGACTACGGGCCGGGCTATGCCGGCATCATGTCGCCGCGAGGTGACGGCAGCGAGGTCGGTGGGCTCCTGCTCGCCGACGAGCCGCGTCCGGCCGGAGGCCCGCTGGTACTGCTCTACTCGGACGACCTCGACGCGACGATGAGCGGCATCATCGCCGCCGGTGGCACGATTCTGCAAGACCCGTACGCGTTCCCCGGCGGAAGACGCCTGCACTTCTCCGACCCCAGCGGCAACGAGCTCGGCGTCTGGTCCGCGCAGTAG
- a CDS encoding Ig-like domain-containing protein: protein MPALIATAAATAAPVTAITGVEIMNAPPLMTETPYTVEATWAVDDTAMAGDTFSLDFPDSMSGYAASFALRDDDGAEVGSCVVSSGSFLCTLGDYVETHTNVSGSLHFQARFTSAFDDESVVFTADNGLTFDMATPGGVGDNAASLPQSPEKWGSVNFDGESMTWALNIPAEVLASADGQPVTIVDEYDEQLTFDPAATSARWTLDSDWGDDVWHTVSHGTGAGTYSLVADAASHTFTVTFNEPVTSDDRVYQFITVMDFPSGVQDGEAFGNTMTVAGRTVTASPVTYVASGGDGDGDGLGGFDVTKTVSGNGANAVDGAQYTIDYSFIVAGSATTGEFGLTDGATDGLVDLPVGTVVTLSEASAAGEDVIYGTPIYTGTGVTDNRDGTATFTITDDTVAISLENPVSLVPTTDPPSVPDSPVSPGTPGSPGTPNVPAGQDGSLAVTGADATPLVLIGAATLLTGALLLIVRRVRRRG, encoded by the coding sequence GTGCCGGCGCTGATCGCCACCGCTGCCGCGACTGCGGCGCCCGTGACGGCGATCACCGGCGTAGAGATCATGAACGCGCCACCCCTTATGACGGAAACGCCCTACACGGTCGAAGCGACCTGGGCGGTGGATGACACCGCGATGGCGGGCGACACCTTCAGCCTCGATTTTCCCGATTCGATGTCCGGATACGCGGCGTCCTTCGCACTGCGGGACGACGACGGAGCTGAGGTCGGAAGCTGCGTCGTCTCGTCCGGGTCTTTCCTCTGCACACTCGGGGACTATGTCGAGACCCACACGAACGTGAGCGGTTCGCTGCACTTCCAGGCACGTTTCACATCTGCATTCGATGACGAGTCCGTCGTCTTCACCGCGGACAACGGCCTGACGTTCGACATGGCGACTCCCGGCGGCGTGGGCGACAACGCTGCCAGCCTCCCCCAGAGTCCGGAGAAATGGGGATCCGTCAACTTCGACGGAGAGTCCATGACGTGGGCTCTGAACATCCCGGCCGAGGTCTTGGCGTCGGCCGACGGCCAACCTGTGACGATCGTCGATGAGTACGACGAGCAGCTCACCTTCGATCCGGCGGCGACCTCCGCACGCTGGACTCTCGACTCGGACTGGGGCGACGACGTCTGGCACACCGTTTCGCACGGCACGGGCGCGGGGACCTACTCCCTCGTCGCGGATGCGGCTTCTCACACTTTCACGGTGACCTTCAACGAACCGGTGACCAGCGATGACCGCGTCTACCAGTTCATCACCGTGATGGACTTTCCGTCCGGCGTCCAAGATGGCGAGGCTTTCGGCAACACCATGACGGTCGCCGGTCGTACGGTCACCGCAAGCCCCGTCACCTACGTCGCGTCCGGAGGTGACGGTGACGGTGACGGTCTCGGTGGGTTCGATGTGACCAAGACCGTGAGCGGGAACGGCGCGAATGCGGTCGATGGGGCTCAGTACACGATCGACTACTCGTTCATCGTTGCCGGTTCCGCGACGACCGGCGAGTTCGGGCTCACGGATGGCGCGACCGATGGACTCGTCGACCTGCCCGTGGGTACTGTCGTCACCCTCTCTGAGGCTTCCGCCGCGGGCGAGGACGTCATCTACGGAACGCCGATCTACACCGGTACCGGCGTCACCGACAATCGCGACGGCACAGCGACGTTCACGATCACCGACGACACCGTCGCGATCAGCCTGGAGAACCCGGTGTCGCTGGTTCCGACCACGGACCCGCCTTCGGTCCCCGATTCGCCCGTGAGCCCTGGCACGCCGGGCAGTCCCGGCACGCCGAACGTCCCGGCAGGACAGGACGGCTCACTCGCCGTCACCGGCGCTGACGCCACTCCCCTGGTTCTGATCGGTGCCGCCACCCTGCTGACAGGCGCCCTTCTCCTGATCGTGCGCAGGGTTCGTCGCAGAGGCTGA
- a CDS encoding tyrosine-protein phosphatase produces the protein MKPALTINGLANARDLGGLERVDGTTTPDRIFIRAERLDEVDASGWEALLAYGVRTVIDLRRPDESSGEVPSPLAHVRVDLDGDDVGFWAPYEADGRWGTPLYYLAHLQELPHRLSEVLTALASADDGAILFHCSAGWDRTGLVAAVLLRALDVTSDAAVRDYMGSFANAERMALLHRRSFEVEERHQILGRFGHTPDSAFRDMYENLRIDNWFTEAGLDRETRTAITTWRGAVPRT, from the coding sequence ATGAAGCCCGCCCTCACCATCAACGGCCTGGCCAACGCCCGAGATCTCGGTGGGCTCGAGCGCGTGGACGGAACGACCACGCCCGATCGCATCTTCATTCGCGCCGAACGTCTCGATGAAGTCGATGCTTCCGGGTGGGAGGCTCTGCTCGCATACGGAGTGCGTACCGTCATCGATCTCCGTCGCCCCGACGAGTCCAGCGGCGAGGTGCCGTCTCCGCTCGCCCACGTACGGGTGGACCTCGACGGCGACGACGTCGGTTTCTGGGCGCCCTATGAAGCGGACGGACGGTGGGGAACGCCGCTCTACTACCTGGCACATCTGCAAGAGCTGCCTCATCGCCTCTCTGAGGTGCTCACCGCGCTGGCATCCGCCGACGATGGTGCGATCCTCTTCCACTGCTCTGCCGGGTGGGACAGAACGGGGCTCGTAGCCGCGGTGCTCCTCCGTGCGCTCGACGTCACCAGCGATGCAGCTGTTCGCGACTACATGGGATCGTTCGCGAACGCCGAACGGATGGCGCTCCTGCACCGACGCTCGTTCGAGGTCGAGGAAAGACACCAGATCCTCGGCCGTTTCGGGCACACACCCGATTCGGCCTTCCGCGACATGTACGAGAACCTTCGCATCGACAACTGGTTCACGGAAGCCGGCCTCGATCGTGAGACGCGCACTGCGATCACGACGTGGCGGGGCGCGGTTCCGCGAACCTGA